One part of the Solanum dulcamara chromosome 3, daSolDulc1.2, whole genome shotgun sequence genome encodes these proteins:
- the LOC129882670 gene encoding vesicle-associated membrane protein 722, translating to MGQQSLIYSFVARGTVILAEYTEFTGNFTSIASQCLQKLPASNNKFTYNCDGHTFNYLVEEGFTYCVVAVESVGRQIPIAFLERTKEEFTKKYGGGKAATAVANSLNREFGPKLKEQMQYCVDHPEEISKLAKVKAQVSEVKGVMMENIEKVLDRGEKIELLVDKTENLRSQAQDFRTQGTTMRRKMWLQNMKIKLIVLGIIIALILIIVLSVCGGFNCH from the exons ATGGGGCAACAATCGCTGATCTACAGTTTCGTTGCACGAGGAACTGTTATTCTCGCCGAATACACTGAGTTCACCGGTAATTTCACAAGTATAGCCTCACAGTGCCTCCAGAAACTTCCTGCTTCCAATAACAAGTTCACCTATAACTGCGATGGTCATACTTTCAACTATCTCGTCGAAGAAGGCTTCA CATACTGTGTTGTTGCTGTGGAATCTGTTGGAAGACAGATCCCAATTGCGTTTTTGGAGAGAACCAAGGAAGAGTTTACCAAGAAATATGGTGGAGGCAAGGCTGCTACAGCTGTTGCCAACAGCTTAAACAGGGAGTTTGG GCCCAAACTGAAGGAGCAGATGCAGTACTGTGTAGATCATCCAGAGGAAATCAGTAAGCTTGCAAAGGTGAAGGCTCAGGTTTCAGAAGTTAAAGGTGTGATGATGGAAAACATTGAAAAG GTTCTTGATCGTGGGGAGAAGATTGAACTTTTGGTGGATAAGACTGAGAATCTTCGCTCACAG GCACAGGACTTCAGGACACAAGGAACAACAATGAGGAGGAAGATGTGGTTGCAGAATATGAAGATCAAGCTTATAGTTTTGGGGATTATTATTGCCTTGATTCTGATCATAGTTTTGTCAGTATGTGGTGGTTTCAATTGTCATTAG